Within Deinococcus planocerae, the genomic segment CGCTTGGTGATGCCGGTGGTCTTGCGACCGACGCCACCCGCCGCGCGGGCCTTACCGCGGCGAATGACCGAGTTCACGACAATTGGCCCCTTGCCGCACATTTCGCATACTTTGGACATCTTCGCACTCCTTCTTGAGCCTGACCCGGTGTTCTGCCACAGGAGGGGACCCTCCGGCTGGGGTGCCGGGAAGCGCCGCCGCGCCGGGCGGGATCAGGCAAGCCTTCCAAAGGTAGCACACCCCCGCGTCCGCTGGGTAGCCACCCACGCCACACCCACAAAAAACCGGGCCCCGTGAGGGAACCCGGTCGAGTGGAGAGCGAGCTTAACGCAGGACCTTGAGCGCCTTGAGGATGGCGATCAGGATGACGCTGCCGATCACACCCCAGATGATGCTCCAGAAGGAAAAGCCCGCACCCGCCGCACCCGCGCCGCCGATGTTGAGCAGGCTGCCGAAGATCCACTGGGCGAGGAAGGCCCCGACGATGCCGATCAGGATGTTGGCGACCGCACCCTGCTGGGCGTCCGTCTTCATGATCAGGCTCGCGAGCCAACCGCACAGCGCACCTACCAGAATAGTGATGATCCAACCCATGATTTGACCTCCAGGACGTTGAGTTTCAACGATCAACCACTCGTTGTGATGGCACAATGAGACTCGCACCCGGCTCTCAGTGTGTGGCATGCTACCTTCTCAAGGCTGACCCAAGGTGGGGTGGAGGTCCGGCGAATTCCCGCTAAGGAAGAGCTCCGAACACGTTCGGGGGGGCCTCATGTCTGACGGCAGGCTGACGCCCGCGTGGGTCTGCCCTGTCTTGACTCCTGGGAGCCGACCCGGGCCGTCACCGCTAGCATGGGCGGACCCGCCGCCGCCGTGCGGCACGGAGGAGCGCCCCATGCCCGGACTCATCGAACGCTACCGCGAATATCTGCCCGTCACCGACAAGACGCCTGCCCTCACCCTGCACGAGGGGAACACGCCCCTGATCCCCGCGCCGAGGCTCAGCGCCCACCTGGGGGTGGACCTCTACCTGAAGTACGAGGGCCTGAACCCCACCGGGAGCTTCAAGGACCGCGGCATGGTGATGGCCGTCGCCAAGGCGGTCGAGGCCGGGGCCGACACCATCATCTGCGCGAGCACCGGGAACACCAGCGCCGCCGCCGCCGCGTACGCCGCCCGGTCGGGCCTGAAGTGCATCGTGCTGATCCCAGACGGCAACATCGCGCTGGGCAAGCTCGCGCAGGCGATGGCGTACGGGGCCCGGATCGTGGCGATCAACGGGAACTTCGACGTGGCGCTGAGGCTCGTGCGGCAGATCAGCGACGAGCACCCCATCGCCCTGGTGAACTCGGTGAACCCCTACCGCCTGCAAGGGCAGAAGACGGGCGCGTTCGAGGTCGTGGACACGTTGGGGCACGCGCCCGATATCCTCGCCATCCCGGTGGGAAACGCGGGCAACATCAGCGCGTACTGGATGGGCTTCCGGGAATACCACGAAGCCGGGAAGAGCGGCGCCCTGCCGAAGATGTGGGGCTTTCAGGCGGAGGGGGCCGCTCCCTTCGTCCGCAACGCCATCGTGGACGAGCCGCAGACGATTGCCACGGCCATCCGCATCGGGAATCCGGCGAGCGCCCACCTCGCGCGGGCGGCGGTGCAGGAGAGCGGCGGACTCTTCGACATGGCGGACGACGACGAGATCATGCACGCCTACAACCTCGTGGCGCAGGAGGGCGTGTTCTGCGAGCCCGCCAGCGCGACCCCGGTCGCGGGCCTGCTGAAGATGCACGCCGCCGGGAAGCTCACGCCCGGACAGACGGTCGTCGCCGTGCTGACGGGCAACGGCCTGAAGGACCCCAACGCCGCCATGCGCGCGGTCGAGGCGCCCAGGGGCATCGAGGCGAACATGGAGCGGGTGTTGGAGAGCATTCTTTGAGGGTGAGGAGGCGGTGCGCGGTGCGCGGGACGCGGGGTGAGTGGGAAGTGGGAAGTGGGAAGTGGGAAGAACGGGGCGCCTCGGCTCTCCACGTGTTACGAGAGCAACCATGACCCCCTTCACCGTCCGCGCACCGGCGTCGAGCGCGAACCTCGGCCCCGGCTTCGACAGCCTGGGGCTGAGCGTTCCCCTCTTCACCACGCTGCGGGTGACGCCGCAGGACGTGACGGAGGTCGTGCCGCTGGGGCCCGAGCTGGAAGGCACGCCTGCCGACGAGAGCAACTACGTCTACCGGGCGATGCTCCTCGCGGCGAAGAGAGTGAAGCGGGACCTGCCGCCCGCGCGGGTGGAGATCGAGACGGAGGTGCCGCTGGCGCGTGGGCTGGGGAGCAGCGCCGCCGCGCTCGTCGCCGGGATCGTCGCGGGCAATGAGTTGCTGGGGCGGCCCCTGGACGACGAGGCGGTGCTCGACGTGGCGGCGCGCGAGGAGGGGCACCCCGATAACGTGGCCCCGGCCCTCTTCGGCGGGATCGTGGTCGCCACGCTCGACAGGCTCGGCACGCACTACGTCCGGCTGGAACCGCCCCCGAACCTCGGCGTCACCGTGCTCATCCCCGACTTCGAGCTGTCCACGAGCAAGGCCCGCGCCGTGCTCCCCAAGGAATACAGCCGGGCGGACGCCGTGCACGCCCTCTCGCACGCCGCACTCCTAGCCGCCGCGCTCTCGCAGGGTCGCCTCGACCTCCTGCGGCACGCGATGCAGGACTACATCCACCAGATCTGGCGCGCGCCCCTGGTGCCGGGTCTCAGCGACATTCTGGAGGAGGCGCACCGGCACGGCGCCCTGGGGGCGGCCCTCAGCGGCGCGGGGCCCACGGTGCTGTGCTTCCACGACACGCGGGAGGAGACGGTGAGGCTACACGCCTACCTGCACGGCGTCATGCGGAAGAACAGGCTGACGGGGCGGGTGGAAGACTTTCCCATCGACACTCGGGGGACCGTGGTGAGTCGGGAGCCGGGCGCGGCGCCGGAGGGGCGTTAACCTCAGCCGCCCTTCGCCCGCCGCTCGCTGCTCCGCACGGGGAGGGGAGCGCCCACCACAACCCCGGCGGGCGGCTCATGGTGCTCGATGCTGACCCTCGGGAGCAGGCGGTCGAGCCACCCCGGCAGCCACCAGTTCCACTTCCCGGCGATCTTGAGGAAGGCGGGGACGAGGACGAGGCGCACGAGGGTCGCGTCGAGCGCCACGGCGACGGCCAGCCCCAGGCCGATGCTCTTGTTGGCGACGACGCGCCCGGCGATAAAGGCGCAAAAGACGATGAACATGATCACCGCCGCCGAGGTGATGATCCGGGCGGTGCGGCCCACGGCGAGCACGACGGCCTCGTCGTTGGGGTGGCCGCGCAGCACCTCCTCCTGCACGCGGGAGAGCAGGAAAATCTCGTAGTCCATGCTCAGGCCGAAGAGGACCGCGAAGAGCAAGAGGGGCAGGCTGGAGTCGAGCACGCCCACGTCCTGCGGGATGCCGAGCGGCGCGGCGAGGAAACCGCCCTGCACCACGAGCGTGACGACCCCGTAGGCTGCCCCCACCGTCAGCGCGTTCATCACGATGCTCTTGAGGGGCACGAGCAGGCTGCGGAAGGCGACCATCAGCAGCACGAAGGTCGCCGCGAAGACGGTGAGGACGGCGGCGGGAAAGGCGTCCGTGATCGCGTGGCTGAACTCCCGCTCGCCGATGGGCGCTCCCCCCAGCAGGAAGGGAAAGCCGCTCGCCGCGAGGGTGGCGCGCAACCGGGTCTCGAAGGGGTCGATCTGGTCGGCGCGCAGGTATCGGTCGGGAATCACCGTCACCCGCAGCAGGGTCCGGTCGGCGCTGAAAGAGCGGCGGGTGAGGAGGCTCAGGGCGCCGAGCGAGTCCGTGCCCAGGCTCGCCCCACTCCCGCCCGCGAGGTCGGCGGGCGTCAGGAAAGGGCTGATCACGGTCTGCACGCCGGGCAGGGCGAGCAGGTCTTCCACCACCTCCCGGAAGCGGGCGCGTTCCTGCGGGCCGTACCTCTGCCCCTCCAGATCGAGGATGACCTCGAACTGGCTGAGGAGGCCGCCCGAGCCGAGGTCGCGCACATCGGCGAGTGCGTCGCGGCTCTCCACCCCCGGCGTGAGGCCCCACGCGCCCGCGTAGCCCGTCCGCATGTCCCGGGCCGGGAGGGCGAGCACGAGCAGGAAGAGGGTGCTGAGCCCCACCGCGAGCCAGGGCCGGGCCGTCACCCGCCGGGCGAAGGCGGTCCAGGCGCCCGAGGCCGCCGCGTTCTGGCTCCAGGTGAAGCGCAGGAGGCGGGGGCTGTTCACCCTTTCGCCGAGCAGGGCGAGGAGGGCGGGCAGGGCGGTCACGCTGGCGAGCACGGTGAGGAGGACGGCGAGGACGCCTCCCAACCCCATCGAGCGCACGAAGGCGATGGGCGGGAGGATCAGGGCGGCCATCGCGATGGCGACGGTCAGGCCGCTGAACAGGACGCTGCGCCCCGCCGTGAGGACGGTACGGGAGGCCGCCGCTCTTGAGTCCCCGTCCCGGGCGAGTTCCTCCCGGAAGCGGTTGACCATCAACAGGGCGTAGTCGATCCCCGCCCCGAGGCCGAGCAGGGTCACGACGCTCTGGGCGAAGGTGGAGACCTCCGTCACCCGCGTCAGCCCGTACACGCCCGCCATCGCCACGGTGATGCTCAGGACGCCGATTACCAGGGGCAGCCCGGTGGCGACGAGCGCCCCGAAGACGAGCAGGAGGACCAGCGCTGTGAGGGGCAGGGCGGCGAACTCGCTGCGTTTGGTGTCGCCCTCCGCGAATTCGGTGAAGTCGTCCGCGATGGCCTGCCCGCCCGTCACGCGCACGGCGAGTCGGCCCGCCCCCGCCTCCCGCTCGGCCTCGTCGGCATAGGCGCGCACGCGGGCCAGGGTCTCGGTCGCGCCCTCCAGCAGCGGAATCTGGGCGACGGTCAGGGCCAGGGCGCCGTCCGGACTCACGGTGGGCACGGCCCCCTGCGCGCCGCCGGGCAGGACGCGCGTGACGCCCTCGACCTCCCCCAGTCCCCGGATGAAGCGGTCGTGGGTGGCCCGGCCCTCCGGCGTGGTCAGGGGCGGATTGAGGCGGGTGACCAGCAGGGCGGTGTTCGTGTCCGTCTCGCCGAACCTCTCGCGGAGCAGGGTGGTGACGCGGGTGCTCTCGGCATCCTTCAGGGCGCCGGGGTTGGCGCTCAGGGCACGCGGGGCGAGGGAGGCGGGGTAGGCGCTGAGCAGGGCGAGCAGCACCCAGCAGGCGACGACCGGCCAGGGATGACGGGCGACGAACCGCGACAGGAGACGCACGGGAGGCAGTAGAGCATGGGGGCGGGAACCGGACAGGGCGGAAGAATGCAAGCTCGGCGGCGCGGCGGGTCGGGCGCCGCTCAGCCTAGAAAAACTCGTCCGCCAGCCGGTAGTACGCCAGTTTCCGCTCGTCCACGAGTGAGCGCCCGTACGTGTCGAGGAAGCGTTCGGCGTGTTCCGGCCCGAGGTTGCGAATCAAGCTGCGGTGCGCCAGGGCGAGGTCGGCGTGGCGGTCGGCGATCCCGGCGCGGCCCACATCCACGAAGCCTTCGACGTACTCACCGCTCACGATCAGGTTGGGGAGGCAGGCGTCCCCGTGCGTGACCACGAGGTCTTCCGACTCGGGGCGGGTGCGGACGAGTTGATTGAAGACCTCGGCGGCGCTCTTTCCGAGGCGCTCGTCGTCGAAGTCCTCCTCGTCCACCAGCCCCGCCGCCACCCGTTCGCGGGCGAGGCGCAGCATGACGGGCAGGGTCATGGTGAAGGGGCACTCGCGCACGGGGAGGGCGTGGAGTTCGCGCAGGGCGCGGGCGAGGAGGCTGACTGCCCGCTCGGGGTGGAGCAGGACGTCCGGGTCGCTCATGGGAAGGCCGGGCAGGCGCGTCATGGCGAGGTA encodes:
- the thrB gene encoding homoserine kinase, with the protein product MTPFTVRAPASSANLGPGFDSLGLSVPLFTTLRVTPQDVTEVVPLGPELEGTPADESNYVYRAMLLAAKRVKRDLPPARVEIETEVPLARGLGSSAAALVAGIVAGNELLGRPLDDEAVLDVAAREEGHPDNVAPALFGGIVVATLDRLGTHYVRLEPPPNLGVTVLIPDFELSTSKARAVLPKEYSRADAVHALSHAALLAAALSQGRLDLLRHAMQDYIHQIWRAPLVPGLSDILEEAHRHGALGAALSGAGPTVLCFHDTREETVRLHAYLHGVMRKNRLTGRVEDFPIDTRGTVVSREPGAAPEGR
- the rpmB gene encoding 50S ribosomal protein L28; this translates as MSKVCEMCGKGPIVVNSVIRRGKARAAGGVGRKTTGITKRTQKPNLQPLTVTRAGVSVRMRVCTKCRKNVI
- a CDS encoding GlsB/YeaQ/YmgE family stress response membrane protein — its product is MGWIITILVGALCGWLASLIMKTDAQQGAVANILIGIVGAFLAQWIFGSLLNIGGAGAAGAGFSFWSIIWGVIGSVILIAILKALKVLR
- a CDS encoding APH(3') family aminoglycoside O-phosphotransferase, whose protein sequence is MTLSLPDSLRRVLPAARWEAVTHGESGAGVWRGQRYVVKVQVRGGLPSSSLLQERERLRWLTGRVPVPAVVGYETTAEHEYLAMTRLPGLPMSDPDVLLHPERAVSLLARALRELHALPVRECPFTMTLPVMLRLARERVAAGLVDEEDFDDERLGKSAAEVFNQLVRTRPESEDLVVTHGDACLPNLIVSGEYVEGFVDVGRAGIADRHADLALAHRSLIRNLGPEHAERFLDTYGRSLVDERKLAYYRLADEFF
- a CDS encoding MMPL family transporter encodes the protein MRLLSRFVARHPWPVVACWVLLALLSAYPASLAPRALSANPGALKDAESTRVTTLLRERFGETDTNTALLVTRLNPPLTTPEGRATHDRFIRGLGEVEGVTRVLPGGAQGAVPTVSPDGALALTVAQIPLLEGATETLARVRAYADEAEREAGAGRLAVRVTGGQAIADDFTEFAEGDTKRSEFAALPLTALVLLLVFGALVATGLPLVIGVLSITVAMAGVYGLTRVTEVSTFAQSVVTLLGLGAGIDYALLMVNRFREELARDGDSRAAASRTVLTAGRSVLFSGLTVAIAMAALILPPIAFVRSMGLGGVLAVLLTVLASVTALPALLALLGERVNSPRLLRFTWSQNAAASGAWTAFARRVTARPWLAVGLSTLFLLVLALPARDMRTGYAGAWGLTPGVESRDALADVRDLGSGGLLSQFEVILDLEGQRYGPQERARFREVVEDLLALPGVQTVISPFLTPADLAGGSGASLGTDSLGALSLLTRRSFSADRTLLRVTVIPDRYLRADQIDPFETRLRATLAASGFPFLLGGAPIGEREFSHAITDAFPAAVLTVFAATFVLLMVAFRSLLVPLKSIVMNALTVGAAYGVVTLVVQGGFLAAPLGIPQDVGVLDSSLPLLLFAVLFGLSMDYEIFLLSRVQEEVLRGHPNDEAVVLAVGRTARIITSAAVIMFIVFCAFIAGRVVANKSIGLGLAVAVALDATLVRLVLVPAFLKIAGKWNWWLPGWLDRLLPRVSIEHHEPPAGVVVGAPLPVRSSERRAKGG
- the thrC gene encoding threonine synthase; its protein translation is MPGLIERYREYLPVTDKTPALTLHEGNTPLIPAPRLSAHLGVDLYLKYEGLNPTGSFKDRGMVMAVAKAVEAGADTIICASTGNTSAAAAAYAARSGLKCIVLIPDGNIALGKLAQAMAYGARIVAINGNFDVALRLVRQISDEHPIALVNSVNPYRLQGQKTGAFEVVDTLGHAPDILAIPVGNAGNISAYWMGFREYHEAGKSGALPKMWGFQAEGAAPFVRNAIVDEPQTIATAIRIGNPASAHLARAAVQESGGLFDMADDDEIMHAYNLVAQEGVFCEPASATPVAGLLKMHAAGKLTPGQTVVAVLTGNGLKDPNAAMRAVEAPRGIEANMERVLESIL